The following nucleotide sequence is from Anguilla rostrata isolate EN2019 chromosome 3, ASM1855537v3, whole genome shotgun sequence.
GGACTCAGGGGGCCTGAGGGTGGTACCGGGCTGCATGTCCATCATCCATGAGGTAAAAAATCTAAAGCAATCCAGACAGGTCAGAAATGACAAGAAGGGACAGAGTGACAGATcaaccacaagggggcagtgtGTAAGAAAGTGACTGATTGTTAATCAAACTTCAAAAGGTTGAGCATCTCCTTGTATGAAAGGCCTGGAACAAAAGGTTCTTTAGGGGTTCGTTAGGGGTTCTTTAATGGTTCTTTAATGGTTCTTCAAAGgttctccatcccccccccttcactgggtggtgggggggggggatccaaaccctgccccctcccattATGACATGTCACtgtaaaacagcacatttgCAGATTAAGTGGTCGGCGACCGTATTTGCCAGGTGGGCAGATGCCgtcctgggggggtggggggtgtttgggggggtctgggggctaCACCAGCGCGTACTCAAACTGCCCCCTCTCTAGCCCCTCCTTGTGGTCagtccaggaggaggaggaggaggagctaaaCCAGCGCGTACTCAAACTGCCCCCTCTCTAGCCCCTCCTTGTGGTCagtccaggaggaggaggaggaggagctaaaCCAGCGCGTACTCAAACTGCCCCCTCTCTAGCCCCTCCTTGTGGTCagtccaggaggaggaggaggaggagctaaaCCAGGGCATACTCAAACTGGCCCCTCTCTAGCCCCTCCTTGTGGTCggtccaggaggaggagggcatgCGGCTGAAGGGGTCCAGGAGCACGCGGAAACAGCGCACCAGCAGCACggccagcaggaggagcagcagtccCACAAAGACCAGCCCGGCCCCCTGCTCCGTGTACGCgtccagggggagggggggcgcggtGGGGGCCCCGGCCACGGAGAAGGGCCCTGGCGGGAGGGGCTCGTAGTCCGGGGCGGGGCCATCGTTCATCGTCCAGGCGCCGCGGCGGCAGAACTTGCAGACCGTGGACAGGGTCGGGTGGAGCGCcggcagggttgccagattggcgGCCGAGCTCGGCGTGCGGGATCCCGCAGGAGCGGGGGATCCCCACGGGCTgtttgcgtctgtgtctgtgtctgaatcGGGGCGGCTGACAGCTTTTGACAGCTCGCCAGACatacgcgcaaacacacactcacactcacacacgcacacacacgcacacacgcacacacacacgcacagtagtCCGGATCAGGCTATTGACCAAACAGATTCTGGTGTGAAACAGGTGTATTTACGacaaggagaggagaggagaggagaggagaggagaggggaggagaggagaggaggggagaggagaggaggagaggggagagggagggaggggaggagaggagaggagaggaggggagaggggaggagaggaggtgcaaATGAACTGACAGCGGCGCTTGGCTATTTAAAGCGCGGGTGGCTGACAGGGACCCCGAAACGTGTTAAAACTGAAACACATCACAcaggagtggggcgggggggggggggaggggggtgcagaggAGGGTGGGAATTCTGGCTAATTGCCTCACAGAGGTGACGAACCAATGACGGAGAGGCTGGCCTGTGATTGGCGGCTCGTTACCGGGTGACAGCAGGTTAGCAACGGAGGGTAATTAACAACGggtaattggggggggggggtcgggggtgtggttgcaggttcaaatctttCGTGGGTATGGTCTTCTCGCCGCCCCGTGCAAGCCAGTTACCCTGGGCATCCACAGTGACCGGGGAAACAGCTTGTATTTATTTCCTCTGATCAAGGCAACCCGCCATAGAGCGAGATTCAATCGatgctgaccaatcagatggCCCGCTCCACTGCCCAACGCTCTGCCACTGCCATTAAGACTCCTACACGTGTGCTCTTCTCTGAAGAACTGCGTTTGACGCCTATGAACACAGTCCTGGACGTGCACAGCGCATGGAGAACAGCGCTGTGCAgagattattgttattaataattatattaatattaataacgtCCCCGCGTAGCGATGGGTTCCTCTCTTTATTTTACCGAGCCAATCCGAGCCGTCCGCGCTTTCCCAGGTGTCCCTCTCCTGAATGCTGATCGGTGGAGAGCCTAAGTCTCCGGAGGTCAGCGGCGATGGACAGGGTCCAGCTGTTCTTCCCCGACAAGGAAGTCAAGTCAGTGTGTTGCCTGGGAGACTGTTGCCGCGGCGACCCTTTTTgacgaaaaaacaaaaaaaaaaaaaaactcacgcCCTTTCCTTCACGGGCTCCCCCGTGCTGAGTCACGCCCTCCTCCGGGTCAGATgcccctaaaaataaaaaaataaaaaatgggtgtTAAAGCGCTGATTATAAATCACCAGAGgccctccatttaaaaaaaaataaaataaaattggctTCCATTTTTTGTTGCGCTCATTGCCTGTTGCTGCTGCCTCCTACATGAATTCAGAAGGGACACGCTCTGCTCTGAAAGCAGAGATGGTGAGCATGAACACTGAGCACCGATTGGACCCGACTGGACAGAGCGGTTGCTATTGCAAGCATCCAAGGGTCTATTCAATAAACGGAGGCACGTTGTAGAGATGCAACGACTAAATTCTCCCTCTTAtaactgtgtgaactaaactgtgttcttggctagaaatatgCAATAGCATTGTATCTTACAGAACCTGTGtgttgtagttgtccatgaccatgaaatgcactttttgtacgtcgcttaaTGCAAAAAGTGCTTCGCGCCCACCGTAGAAGTTAAGGGGATATCGTTGGGGGTCGAGTATGGTTTTGTTCTGTTACGCTCTGGTCTATGTGCTGTTGATGGCGATGTGCCCTCACGCGTGATTCGCCACACGCTctggaaaatctgaaaaaacacGACAACGCCGTGCACTCACGTCGTTTTTCCCGAAAAAAGAACGCCGGGGTCTCCAAGCCAAAATCCCACCGAATCTGACCGCCGTTTTTTGACCTGTTGACTCACGTGCCGGTCCCATTGGCTACAACCAagcaagccccgcccactctctctctctctctctcctgcccaaCCCCAGCCCACAGGGGCTCTCTCCTGCAAAATGGCCCCCGTGCGTCATCTCAGtgggggctgtgggtgggggctgtgggtgAGATGAGTCACCCGTGAccacattgcccccccccccacccccccacttcaAAATATTGTCTGATCCATGAAAGGCACTTCATCAGTGAAATCCATTACTCTGTGGGTTTGAGAGGAACACTGAGTAACcatacaaaaaagaaactagCCTCTCTGTACAGGTACAACGCGTTCAGAATAGAAATTCtgacaaatgcaaaatataatgttcaaaaaaaaaaaagaaagacacgTTTACATAAAGGGATAAGGCCTTCTGTGAgtgagggatgagagagagagagagagagagagagagtaagactgagtgggagagaaaaaagacacagagacagagaaagagagaaaatactATTagagaatattattattattactatgatATAGCCCGGtggttgttgttgctgttgttagcACGGTTAGATACAGAAattattcagttcagtttacaTTCATGTTCGAATGCGTTTCCATATTTCTGCATACacacaagagagagaaacagagaaagtgagagagagacagagagtgagtgagagagagaaagagagagagagggtgagtgagaaaaaaagtgtgagaatgagtgacagagagacagagagagagagagaaagagatgtaaAGATGGTTGCAGCCACTCTGTTCAGTGTAGAAGCTGAAGCACACCGAACACACTacgtgaggggtgggggggggggtggtcggggGAGGCGGGTGTCATTTGGCAGACGGGCGTCCCACGCTCAGCGCACAGGACAGTGACCAGCAGGGCCCAACACAGGGGCAGATGGTTGCACCCCATGACCTGGTACAAAattacacactgtgtgtgtacagaggcACTATACACTcgatatacacacatacatacacacgtacatatacacacacgcatgcttgcagacacgtacacacatgcacaaatgcacacgcatgcagacacgtgcacgcacacacatacatacacgtacacacacgcactcatgcacacacacgcatgcacacgtacacgcacacacacatataaacatatacacaacacacaccctctctctctctctctcacacacacacacacacacttattatAGTTTACTCTGAACAGGTCCAGTCTGATCCCCACACAGCTGTGCGTACAACCATTTAAACGTTCGaacgtttttattttctgatatttttcaGCGAGTAAAACGGACACTCCCGCACACAGGCAGCCCGGCCCAACTTCtcagagagaacgagagagagagagagagagagagagagaacgaggagAGGAGTAATTAAACACAGAGCTGCTGGGATTAAAACCAGTGATTTCACACCACAGAGAgtgagaagaagagagagagtgtgaaagagggagggatggagagagagagagtgtgagagagggagggagagagagagagtttgagagagggagggggagagtgtgagagagggatggagagagacaaagagagagtgtgaaagagggagggagagagagtgtgtgagagagggagggatggagggatggagagagagagacaaagagagagagtgtgagagagggagggagagagagtgtgtgagagggagagagagggagggagagagagagtgacagagcgggagagagagagtgtgagagagagcaggagggagagggagagagagtgtgagagataAAAGacgggagggagaaagggaaattTAATCacgccattgttttttttgctgagcgTGCAGGGATGaagaagattttaaaaaagaggaaaattcAGCGTAGctgaccttttaaaaataacGCACTGACCACGGAGGAGAACCCTGCTCACGTATCCATGCGGTGCCCGGACTGgctgtgcatgcacataaataTGGACGCTGCAATTCACTCCCAATGAGCTGGAAGCATCATCCAAacggaataaaaaataaaaataaaaaaacattcctggaGCAGAGCAATGCCCTTTCACGATAACAGACACTCTTTTCAGTTCCCTGGAAACCCGCTCAGAAACTGACTTGTGTGAATGCAGAACAGgcgtttattgttttttaaaaaggggcgtagtctgtttttttttagacacGAGCGAGAGAGGGCAGGTcagaatttacatttaaacaccCGCTGCTCTGATGAAGCGCTCACCGCGCAAACAAAACGTTTGACGTTTTAAAAAGCCAATCTgaatcgtgtttttttttctttccttttttttgcattcgcATTTCCgtacaaaaatgtgtaaattttCAAACGTAACTCTGATCTGTGAATGTCAAACTGACACTGGAACAAGAATGACATCATAAATAAAGTCCCGCTCTTACGGCGCACGTGTGGGAAGTGCCTCTTAAATCAACCGATATTAGTCTCAACCAAACCGAAATTAAAAGAGGGCTTGACACGCACGTGTGGTACTTCAGCCCTACAAGTGAAaatggagggggtgtggggttttCGGGAGTTTGGAGTTTGACACCCACTGTATACTATACAGGATCATAATGGTATTCGGGAAATTGAAAACTGTATGAAATACAGGATACATAAAGCCAGTCCAGGGATAAGGGAGAACTGAACCAAGAAGGAAACCAGACAAGGAACACCAAACACTGAAGGAAACAAGACAAAGGGctacatagagagggagggggatggcAATATTCAGCTCATGAACAGTGAGattcatttcacttttcagCTGTATGTAGGATGTAgataacggggggggggtcatgttcCCCCAACATCAGACATCAATTTCCCCCTCAACCCCAATATTATCATGTTGTACTGGTTGGTACTtttagtgccccccccccaatccaaaGCCCCCAAAGTTGAAATAAGACCCCAGCCCTGGGCTGTGTGAGATAACTGCACTTGTGAGTTTGCCATGATCCGTGGTGCATACAGACCGTACCGCCGTGACTGAACACCTCGGTCCGAGCCGTGCGTCGGGTTCGCGGAATGATTCGCTCGTGTGCGAGCGCTTTCCGACCTCTCCCCCCGTTTCCTGTTACAAGCCGAGCTTCTCCGGCAGTGAGACGCTGCCAACAGCCTCTCGATAACGAGATGTGCGTCGACATTAAGGGCCCCAAGCAGCATTCATGCTCGCCCTCAAAGAGCCATGCACAcgatctgctggttttcgttttcaaaacaaacaaaaaaaaaactgcaactaattcagacccaagaaacgaGGAGAGGCCAGTGACCTGAAATCAAAACTGCACTGAGAGTGATCATTTCACCCCTTGAAGAGCAAACTCTAAGTTGGTGAAAttgtaagtcagtgttccagaactccgcCGCTTCCAGTGACCGCCCGgcagcgactgtgacatcagcgttagaatgttaagttaagaacactctaatcacacGCTTGTGACCTCACGCCCGTGAAAGGGTCAAGGCAGCGTCTGGCGAGCAGGAGAAACCTGCACACCCCGCAGCTCTCAGAGCTCCCAGAGTGCCTTATTCGCGGCGGAAAAGCCGcgcgcgtgagagagagagagagagaagggtgtgGAACAAGAAagatggaaaaaggaaaaggcgTAAAAACGGCAAGTGTGAAAATACACACGGGGAAAAgaaatggcggggggggggggggggtgaggaatTTACCGAGCCGCAGAAGGAACGGAAACGCTTATGTCATCACAAACAGGCTGCTGCACCCCTGCAGGGAGTCAGGAGTCTGGAGAGAAGCAAGTGGTCAGAGAGAGATACAGCAAGAGCTGGGTGACTTTGTGTGCCCCGAGGTTATAGTCCTGTATAACCTGAGGTTATAATGCTTTATAACCTCACAGGTCACTGacacagtggtgtgtgtgtggtcgttgCAGGACAGACACAACAGGACCTTTCTAGCTCATGAAAatccaatagaaataaacataatatattTGTGTGGGATTGGTCATTATCAACTATACgtgcaata
It contains:
- the LOC135251330 gene encoding cortexin-1-like; this translates as MSGELSKAVSRPDSDTDTDANSPWGSPAPAGSRTPSSAANLATLPALHPTLSTVCKFCRRGAWTMNDGPAPDYEPLPPGPFSVAGAPTAPPLPLDAYTEQGAGLVFVGLLLLLLAVLLVRCFRVLLDPFSRMPSSSWTDHKEGLERGQFEYALV